In the genome of Olsenella profusa DSM 13989, one region contains:
- a CDS encoding YajQ family cyclic di-GMP-binding protein, which produces MAKESSFDIVSVVDLQEADNAYQQAARELSQRYDLKQTGATISFSKRDATFTIGAPSEFVCGQVRDMLGSKLARRQIDLSALDWGGVEAATGASVRQSGTFVQGIDKETAGRLSKDVRALKLKCKVTIEGDKLRVSSPSRDMLQQVISMLRNADYGQPLQFANYR; this is translated from the coding sequence ATGGCCAAAGAGTCCAGCTTCGACATCGTCTCCGTCGTGGACCTGCAGGAGGCTGACAATGCCTATCAGCAGGCCGCACGCGAGCTTTCGCAGCGCTACGACCTCAAGCAGACCGGTGCCACCATCAGCTTCTCCAAGCGGGACGCCACCTTCACGATAGGCGCGCCGTCGGAGTTCGTCTGTGGCCAGGTGCGCGACATGCTTGGCTCAAAGCTCGCCAGACGCCAGATAGATCTCTCGGCACTCGACTGGGGCGGGGTCGAGGCTGCGACCGGCGCCTCGGTACGGCAGTCGGGCACCTTCGTCCAAGGCATCGACAAGGAGACGGCAGGGCGCCTCTCCAAGGATGTGCGCGCCCTCAAGCTCAAGTGCAAGGTAACCATCGAGGGAGACAAGCTCCGGGTGAGCTCCCCCTCGCGCGACATGCTCCAGCAGGTCATCTCCATGCTAAGGAACGCTGACTATGGCCAGCCCCTCCAGTTTGCCAACTACCGATAG
- a CDS encoding regulatory protein RecX — MAPSAHQSGLAWSVSLPERGAGTPSLGGQKPRATIAVTAADGSIEELAVPLSVGKAARGRRRSGEFAPTSRTELVSMLRRLQEAKARDRIAGLVNRRDYSSHELREKLLADGYWKGAVEACIARAIEAGIVNDARYADVFIRSKAYAGWGRSRIERALAQKGIEPADVPGWPDAYLPDEGEAERAYEVAAHRRFTGGDPYAKVVRFLGARGFSLDVAHAVASRLRDEGAL; from the coding sequence ATGGCGCCGTCCGCCCATCAGTCGGGGCTCGCATGGAGCGTCTCGCTCCCCGAACGAGGGGCGGGCACCCCTTCCCTCGGAGGGCAAAAGCCTCGTGCGACCATCGCCGTGACGGCAGCCGACGGCTCCATCGAGGAGCTTGCCGTTCCGTTGTCCGTTGGCAAGGCGGCCAGAGGTCGTCGGCGTTCGGGGGAGTTCGCCCCCACATCGCGCACCGAGCTGGTCTCCATGCTCAGACGGCTCCAGGAGGCCAAGGCACGCGATCGTATCGCGGGCCTCGTAAACAGGCGCGACTACTCAAGCCATGAGCTGAGGGAGAAGCTCTTGGCTGACGGCTATTGGAAGGGCGCCGTCGAGGCGTGCATCGCCCGCGCGATCGAGGCGGGCATCGTCAATGACGCCCGCTACGCCGACGTCTTCATCCGCTCTAAGGCATATGCCGGATGGGGGCGCTCCCGCATCGAGCGCGCCTTGGCACAGAAGGGCATCGAGCCTGCCGATGTTCCCGGCTGGCCCGATGCCTACCTTCCCGATGAGGGGGAGGCCGAGCGCGCCTATGAGGTGGCGGCGCACCGCCGCTTTACGGGCGGGGATCCCTATGCCAAGGTCGTGCGCTTCCTGGGCGCACGCGGCTTCTCGCTCGACGTCGCCCATGCCGTTGCCTCCCGGCTCAGAGACGAAGGTGCCCTCTGA
- a CDS encoding helix-turn-helix domain-containing protein codes for MARPRFSEMLVDRRRRLGLSVVQAAEQLKLKEQVLIAFEDGDFGNMPKSGYAQGMLSSYARYLGLNPRVITQQFSSDLHAWEREVGRSNRRDRGAAASPTGYQGSRGLLPTSGGYAGDLDDYATTSPARVKGEEGGVYEAARRRSRTGERRYTGRDVTREQEQRRASQYGRTRTRQTRSERARRNDVPLAPSAGGRITRREVTPSDFEDDLRYGTASPYEAASTATGRRSSRNIVRVDRPRVRRRAGANRGRAGQSDPRNRRVPSGILGGETRRLVILTFVIVAILTAIIIFSVSSCASGAQRDARGSSVVSTTQTTAQTSSSQSTQSTSNPSDSTGDATDPTDQTSTEPTEVEVSVASGGVSWVEIKCDGKSVMAQQVTGPWDQSYTVTQSITIHVSNVSVVTVSKNGETQSFETKASGLGTITIQGTPASTDGSGSGTGSSSDSSKGTSGGSGGSGGSNGSSSSGTSGKGSSSSSSTGGSTNGKGTTSNSGSPGATGKKS; via the coding sequence GTGGCTCGTCCACGCTTTAGCGAGATGCTCGTCGACCGCCGCCGCAGGCTGGGCCTATCCGTCGTGCAGGCGGCCGAGCAGCTGAAGCTCAAGGAGCAGGTGCTCATCGCCTTTGAGGATGGCGACTTTGGCAACATGCCCAAGAGCGGGTATGCCCAGGGCATGCTTTCCTCGTATGCGCGCTACCTGGGACTCAACCCCCGCGTGATCACCCAGCAGTTCTCGTCCGACCTGCATGCATGGGAACGGGAGGTTGGCCGCAGCAATCGCAGGGACCGTGGCGCTGCCGCAAGTCCCACGGGTTACCAGGGCAGCCGAGGCCTGCTCCCCACGTCGGGCGGCTATGCTGGTGACCTCGATGACTACGCGACCACCTCGCCCGCACGTGTGAAGGGCGAGGAGGGGGGCGTCTACGAGGCGGCGCGCCGCCGCTCCCGCACAGGCGAGCGGCGCTACACGGGACGCGACGTCACGCGCGAGCAAGAGCAGCGCAGGGCCTCCCAGTATGGCCGCACGCGCACGCGCCAGACGCGATCCGAGCGTGCGCGCCGCAACGACGTGCCACTTGCGCCCAGCGCGGGCGGGCGCATCACACGCCGTGAGGTCACCCCAAGCGACTTCGAGGATGACCTGCGCTACGGCACCGCCAGCCCCTACGAGGCGGCATCCACTGCCACGGGCCGGCGTTCCTCGCGCAACATCGTGCGTGTCGATAGGCCCAGGGTGCGACGGCGTGCGGGGGCAAACCGCGGTCGTGCAGGCCAGTCTGACCCGCGCAATCGTAGGGTCCCCTCAGGCATCCTGGGTGGGGAGACCCGCCGTCTCGTGATCCTCACCTTCGTCATCGTGGCCATACTCACGGCCATCATCATATTCTCGGTGAGCTCCTGCGCGAGTGGTGCGCAACGTGACGCGCGCGGAAGCTCGGTCGTAAGCACCACGCAGACAACGGCACAGACGTCATCCAGCCAGAGCACGCAGAGCACCTCGAACCCCTCCGACTCCACGGGCGATGCCACGGACCCAACCGACCAGACCTCCACGGAACCCACGGAGGTCGAGGTCTCCGTTGCCAGCGGCGGCGTCTCGTGGGTGGAGATCAAGTGTGATGGCAAGAGCGTCATGGCACAGCAGGTGACGGGTCCGTGGGATCAGAGCTATACCGTCACGCAGTCCATCACCATCCATGTGAGCAACGTCTCCGTGGTCACGGTCTCCAAGAACGGAGAGACGCAGAGCTTCGAGACAAAGGCCTCCGGGCTGGGCACCATCACCATCCAGGGCACCCCTGCCAGCACAGACGGCTCGGGAAGCGGCACGGGATCCTCCTCGGACTCATCGAAGGGCACCTCGGGAGGCTCTGGTGGCTCCGGCGGATCGAACGGCAGCTCGTCCTCGGGCACAAGCGGCAAGGGGAGCTCCTCGTCCTCATCAACGGGTGGCTCGACCAATGGCAAGGGCACGACCTCCAACTCCGGTTCGCCGGGTGCCACGGGCAAGAAGAGCTAG
- a CDS encoding CinA family protein: protein MDRGDVSCNNEDVLARAQRVVSAATRDGRTVGTAESCTGGLVSGALTAIPGSSLAVRGGIVSYAISVKHEVLGVEGAILDEPSIGAVSRECAEQMAAGARRVLRADVAIATTGIAGPGGAEPGKPVGTVWFGVASSRGERSERHVFSGDRGTVRRKAVYVALGLLCDELLKS, encoded by the coding sequence ATGGATAGGGGTGATGTCTCATGCAACAACGAGGACGTCCTTGCGCGGGCGCAACGGGTCGTGAGCGCTGCGACACGCGACGGTCGCACGGTGGGTACCGCCGAATCATGTACGGGCGGTCTCGTGTCCGGTGCGCTCACGGCCATTCCGGGCAGCTCGCTCGCCGTACGCGGTGGCATCGTCTCGTATGCCATCTCCGTCAAGCACGAGGTGCTGGGGGTCGAAGGCGCCATCCTCGACGAGCCCTCCATCGGTGCCGTCTCGCGCGAATGCGCCGAGCAGATGGCGGCCGGCGCCCGCAGGGTGCTGAGGGCCGATGTGGCCATCGCGACCACGGGCATTGCCGGACCGGGGGGTGCCGAGCCGGGCAAGCCCGTTGGCACGGTCTGGTTTGGCGTGGCGTCCTCCCGGGGCGAGCGGAGCGAACGCCATGTGTTCTCGGGGGACAGGGGCACGGTGAGGCGCAAGGCCGTGTACGTTGCGCTCGGCCTGCTTTGTGACGAGTTGTTGAAGTCCTAG
- the rny gene encoding ribonuclease Y encodes MPIYIIIGVVGLLVGALIAYLVVSNGNNSKVQQANRALDDAQGEAKRIAADAARDAENAKKTALVEAREEILQLKQRSEADEKRRKQELQDLERRVMQREESLDRRNDALDRKEHQLSSMQGQIDRRKGEIDGLYARQTSELERIAALTKEEAHREFIERVRADSVREEAQILRESEQRMRAQADKTAREIVSTAIQRCASDQAGEITVTSVHIPSDDLKGRIIGREGRNIRTFEQVSGVSLVIDDTPETVVLSSFDPVRRETARVALENLIADGRIHPARIEELYKKAETLVGERIQEAGEQATYECGIHDLHPEVVKTLGRLRYRTSFGQNVLNHSIQVAQLCAMMAAELGLPEAPAKRAGLLHDIGKAIDSDVEGPHAVIGADLCRRYGEKSEIVHAIEAHHADVEPNTVLDVLVQAADAISAARPGARRESAETYIKRLEKLEEISNAHEGVERTYAMQAGRELHVMVQPERISDAQATVLAHDIARQIEDEMQYPGQVRVVVIRESRAVDIAK; translated from the coding sequence ATGCCAATCTACATCATCATCGGGGTCGTGGGACTCCTGGTAGGCGCGCTCATCGCCTACCTCGTTGTCTCCAACGGCAACAACTCAAAGGTTCAGCAGGCAAACCGGGCATTGGACGATGCGCAGGGCGAGGCGAAGCGCATTGCGGCGGACGCCGCGCGCGATGCGGAGAACGCCAAGAAGACCGCCCTCGTGGAGGCCCGCGAGGAGATCCTTCAGCTCAAGCAGCGCTCCGAAGCGGACGAGAAGCGTCGCAAGCAGGAGCTTCAGGATCTCGAGAGGCGCGTCATGCAGCGCGAGGAGTCACTCGACCGTCGCAATGACGCGCTGGATCGCAAGGAGCACCAGCTTTCCAGCATGCAGGGCCAGATAGACAGGCGCAAGGGCGAGATCGATGGCCTCTATGCCAGGCAGACCTCCGAGCTCGAGCGCATTGCAGCGCTCACCAAGGAGGAGGCACACCGGGAGTTCATCGAGCGTGTGCGCGCCGACTCCGTGCGCGAGGAGGCACAGATCCTGCGAGAGAGCGAGCAGCGCATGCGTGCCCAGGCTGATAAGACGGCGCGTGAGATCGTGTCCACGGCCATCCAGCGCTGTGCCTCCGACCAGGCGGGCGAGATCACGGTGACCTCCGTGCACATCCCATCCGATGACCTCAAGGGTCGCATCATCGGTCGCGAGGGCCGCAACATCCGCACGTTCGAGCAGGTGTCCGGTGTCTCGCTCGTCATCGACGACACGCCCGAGACCGTCGTGCTCTCCAGCTTCGACCCCGTTCGCCGCGAGACCGCACGCGTGGCCCTCGAGAACCTCATCGCAGACGGACGCATCCATCCCGCGCGCATCGAGGAGCTGTACAAGAAGGCGGAGACCCTCGTGGGCGAGCGCATCCAGGAGGCTGGCGAGCAGGCCACCTATGAATGCGGCATTCACGACCTGCACCCCGAGGTCGTCAAGACCTTGGGTCGCCTTCGCTACCGCACGTCCTTCGGCCAGAACGTGCTCAATCACTCCATCCAGGTGGCACAGCTCTGCGCCATGATGGCCGCCGAGCTCGGGCTTCCCGAGGCGCCTGCCAAGCGTGCCGGCCTCCTGCATGACATCGGCAAGGCCATCGACAGTGACGTGGAGGGACCACATGCCGTCATCGGCGCCGACCTCTGTCGTCGGTATGGCGAGAAGTCCGAGATCGTCCATGCCATCGAGGCGCACCATGCGGACGTCGAGCCCAACACGGTGCTCGACGTCCTCGTGCAGGCCGCCGACGCCATCTCTGCCGCACGTCCCGGTGCGCGCCGTGAGAGCGCCGAGACCTACATCAAGCGCCTCGAGAAGCTCGAGGAGATCTCGAACGCCCATGAGGGCGTCGAGCGCACCTATGCCATGCAGGCCGGTCGCGAGCTGCATGTGATGGTTCAGCCCGAGAGGATCTCCGATGCCCAGGCAACCGTGCTCGCGCACGACATCGCCAGGCAGATCGAGGACGAGATGCAGTATCCCGGCCAGGTGCGCGTCGTGGTCATCCGCGAGTCCCGCGCCGTCGACATCGCCAAGTAG
- a CDS encoding FtsK/SpoIIIE family DNA translocase, producing the protein MAAQRRTNAAQQGKPRRQASPEPTPIRGTVVGDLVGVGLIVASIAMIVSVVAPSSAVVTRAMGQFLELCFGVGAILCPIALIVVAATFFVDDDGPISGRIALGLVLIVLAILGILSINMSLADAHPDAVLVPETVVARGGYVGGAIAWGLLVSVGRIVGNVILVGVVVAGIVVCGFSVSDMVTHLRDALRTVRDAHEDARARREGLRSMTASEPAGADAAEVPFEGDGATAQKMSFLGNRTTTVLRRNRDAAATADGMDEQAAPTHLLKRRRHPDLDVDVAEPAASETAQAPAAEAEPHANVPDFLQDAVVGKTRRRRGTKRTTGPSTGMSAACETKVARAQTVPRPGDETDGYGLPSFSMLSSNPNSAASASSREELDTTRMRLQGTLEEFGLRSRVVDYVSGPLVTTFRIEMGEGERVNKIRNLEDDIALTLAAEKVRIFAPIPGTSYVGIEIPNRTRQNVHLGDVLPYAKGGPLEVAIGRDSAGKPVIADISKMPHMLVAGTTGSGKSVMINSMIMSLLMRTTPKQVRLIMIDPKRVEFSAYNGLPHLYVPVVTEPRQAASALAWAVSEMERRLKVFAKVGAREIKSYNRMCVSGKLAEMDNPPEPMPFLVVIIDELSDLMMVAGKDVEASIVRIAQLARAAGIHLVIATQRPSANVVTGLIKSNIDSRVALKVSSGIDSRVILDETGAERLLGNGDMLFKDRGLSPKRVLGCYTSDSEINSVVDFIRGQAEPDYHEEILTQVVPGQPGAGDAPGGDFEETDDPLVWEAAQIVVESQLGSTSGLQRRLKVGYARAGRIMDMLESKGVVGPPDGSKPREVLLDKEGLEDLRAQEATYQEV; encoded by the coding sequence ATGGCCGCACAACGCAGAACAAACGCAGCACAACAGGGAAAGCCAAGGAGGCAGGCTTCGCCGGAGCCCACTCCCATCAGGGGGACGGTGGTGGGCGACCTCGTTGGCGTGGGGCTCATAGTCGCCTCCATAGCCATGATCGTGTCCGTCGTCGCCCCCTCGAGCGCGGTGGTCACACGGGCCATGGGTCAGTTCCTCGAACTCTGCTTTGGCGTGGGGGCCATCCTCTGTCCCATCGCCCTCATCGTCGTTGCGGCGACGTTCTTCGTGGATGATGACGGCCCCATCTCGGGCAGGATCGCCCTTGGGCTCGTGCTTATAGTCCTTGCCATCCTGGGCATCCTTTCCATCAACATGTCCCTTGCCGATGCCCATCCGGATGCGGTGCTGGTGCCGGAGACCGTCGTCGCGCGCGGCGGGTATGTGGGCGGTGCCATCGCATGGGGCCTGCTGGTCTCCGTCGGCCGCATCGTGGGCAACGTCATCCTGGTGGGCGTGGTCGTCGCCGGCATCGTGGTATGTGGCTTCTCCGTCTCCGATATGGTCACGCACCTGCGTGATGCCCTGCGCACCGTGCGCGACGCCCACGAGGACGCCCGGGCGCGACGGGAGGGGTTACGCTCGATGACGGCATCCGAGCCCGCTGGTGCCGATGCCGCTGAGGTACCCTTTGAGGGGGATGGGGCCACGGCTCAGAAGATGTCCTTCCTAGGCAACCGCACGACGACCGTGCTGAGGCGCAATCGCGACGCGGCTGCCACGGCGGATGGTATGGACGAGCAGGCCGCGCCCACGCACCTGCTGAAGCGCAGGCGTCATCCCGACCTTGACGTGGACGTCGCGGAGCCGGCAGCATCCGAGACGGCCCAGGCCCCTGCGGCCGAGGCGGAGCCCCATGCCAACGTGCCCGACTTCCTGCAGGACGCAGTGGTCGGCAAGACGAGGCGCCGTCGTGGCACCAAGCGCACGACAGGCCCCAGCACAGGCATGTCCGCAGCCTGCGAGACGAAGGTCGCGCGGGCGCAGACCGTGCCCCGCCCCGGCGACGAGACGGACGGCTATGGGCTCCCGTCCTTCTCCATGCTCTCGTCCAACCCCAACAGCGCGGCAAGTGCCAGCTCACGCGAGGAGCTTGACACCACCAGGATGCGCCTGCAGGGCACGCTCGAGGAGTTTGGCCTCAGGAGCCGTGTGGTGGACTACGTCTCGGGGCCGCTCGTGACCACCTTCCGCATCGAGATGGGGGAGGGGGAGCGGGTCAACAAGATCCGCAACCTCGAGGATGACATCGCGCTCACCCTGGCCGCCGAGAAGGTGCGCATCTTCGCACCCATCCCCGGAACCTCCTACGTGGGCATCGAGATCCCCAACAGGACGCGCCAGAACGTGCACCTAGGCGACGTTCTGCCCTATGCCAAGGGAGGTCCCCTTGAGGTGGCCATCGGCCGTGACTCTGCGGGCAAGCCCGTCATCGCGGACATCTCCAAGATGCCGCACATGCTCGTGGCCGGTACGACCGGATCGGGCAAGTCGGTCATGATCAACTCCATGATCATGTCTCTGCTCATGCGCACCACGCCCAAGCAGGTGCGCCTCATCATGATAGACCCCAAGCGCGTGGAGTTCTCGGCCTATAACGGCCTGCCCCACCTGTATGTGCCTGTGGTCACCGAGCCACGCCAGGCGGCGAGCGCCCTAGCGTGGGCGGTCTCAGAGATGGAACGCCGGCTCAAGGTGTTCGCCAAGGTGGGCGCACGCGAGATCAAGAGCTACAACAGGATGTGCGTCTCGGGCAAGCTCGCCGAGATGGACAACCCACCCGAGCCCATGCCCTTCCTCGTGGTCATCATCGACGAGCTCTCCGACCTCATGATGGTTGCGGGCAAGGACGTGGAGGCCTCCATCGTGCGCATCGCGCAGCTGGCACGCGCCGCCGGCATCCATCTGGTCATCGCCACGCAACGCCCCTCGGCCAACGTGGTCACGGGCCTCATCAAGTCCAACATCGACAGCAGGGTGGCCCTCAAGGTGTCCTCGGGCATCGACTCGCGCGTCATCCTGGACGAGACCGGAGCCGAGCGCCTCCTGGGCAACGGTGACATGCTCTTCAAGGACCGCGGACTCTCGCCCAAGCGCGTGCTGGGTTGCTACACCTCCGACAGTGAGATCAACAGCGTGGTGGACTTCATCCGCGGTCAGGCGGAGCCGGACTACCATGAGGAGATCCTCACCCAGGTGGTCCCTGGTCAGCCGGGCGCAGGCGACGCCCCTGGCGGCGACTTCGAGGAGACGGACGACCCTCTCGTGTGGGAGGCCGCGCAGATCGTAGTGGAGTCTCAGTTGGGGTCGACTTCGGGACTTCAGCGCAGGCTCAAGGTGGGTTATGCTCGCGCGGGTCGTATCATGGACATGCTCGAGAGCAAGGGCGTCGTCGGGCCACCCGATGGCTCCAAGCCACGTGAGGTGCTCCTCGACAAGGAGGGGCTTGAGGACCTGAGGGCACAAGAGGCAACGTATCAGGAGGTGTAG
- the rimO gene encoding 30S ribosomal protein S12 methylthiotransferase RimO translates to MASPSSLPTTDSTLGTCLFVTLGCAKNEVDTDRMRALLLQGGFGEVTEVEDADVVLINTCSFLAAATSESIEATLELADDVKDGVRSRPIIMCGCVPSRYGAELPDQLPEVAAFVRADEEDGIVGVVDDVLGIDRVRREVAGTSIGSSTSLRTVEGTSAYVKISDGCDRYCTFCAIPYIRGHYLSRPAPEILAEVASLMEGGVREVVLIGQDTGIWGSDLDDGTNLAWLLRQVAGIVRPHQGWVRVLYLQPDGMTDDLISVIRDTPEVLDYIDIPIQHCSGRMLARMGRSGSEDELRALFARLRREIDGMVLRTTGLVGFPGETEEEFEGLLDFVREEEFDYTSVFPYSREEGTRAAHLDGQVGEGDKLDRAQRLLDVAEQLGFAATAKHVGEVTDVIIDGVEEGEEGTELIGHAWFQAPDCDGAVHIEEGTATVGDVLKVRLVDSFCYELVGEVVKGGGGS, encoded by the coding sequence ATGGCCAGCCCCTCCAGTTTGCCAACTACCGATAGCACGTTGGGCACCTGCCTGTTCGTGACGCTTGGCTGTGCCAAGAACGAGGTGGACACCGACCGCATGCGCGCCCTGCTGTTGCAAGGTGGCTTTGGCGAGGTCACAGAGGTCGAGGATGCGGACGTCGTGCTCATCAACACCTGCTCCTTCCTTGCCGCCGCCACCTCGGAGTCCATCGAGGCGACACTCGAGCTCGCGGACGACGTGAAGGACGGCGTGCGCTCGCGGCCCATCATCATGTGTGGCTGCGTGCCCTCGCGCTACGGTGCCGAGCTGCCCGATCAGCTTCCCGAGGTCGCCGCCTTCGTGCGCGCCGACGAGGAGGACGGCATCGTGGGAGTCGTCGATGACGTGCTCGGGATTGACCGCGTCCGCCGGGAGGTGGCGGGAACCAGCATCGGAAGCAGTACGAGCCTGCGCACCGTGGAGGGCACGAGTGCCTACGTCAAGATCTCCGATGGCTGCGACCGCTACTGCACGTTCTGTGCCATTCCCTACATCCGCGGGCACTACCTCTCCCGCCCCGCGCCGGAGATCCTCGCCGAGGTCGCCTCCCTCATGGAGGGTGGCGTGCGCGAGGTGGTCCTCATCGGGCAGGACACGGGCATCTGGGGCAGCGACCTTGACGACGGGACGAACCTTGCGTGGCTGCTGCGCCAGGTGGCCGGGATCGTGCGCCCCCACCAGGGGTGGGTGCGTGTGCTCTACCTCCAGCCCGATGGCATGACAGACGACCTCATCAGTGTCATTCGGGACACGCCCGAGGTACTCGACTACATCGACATCCCCATTCAGCACTGCTCCGGGCGCATGCTCGCACGCATGGGACGGTCTGGCTCCGAGGACGAGCTGCGTGCGCTCTTTGCCCGCTTGCGCCGCGAGATCGATGGCATGGTGCTGAGGACCACGGGACTCGTGGGCTTTCCCGGCGAGACGGAGGAGGAGTTCGAGGGACTACTCGACTTCGTACGGGAGGAGGAGTTCGACTACACCTCCGTCTTCCCGTACTCCCGCGAGGAAGGCACGCGTGCCGCCCACCTTGACGGCCAGGTGGGCGAGGGGGACAAGCTCGATCGCGCACAGCGTCTCCTGGACGTCGCGGAGCAGTTGGGCTTCGCCGCCACCGCCAAGCACGTGGGCGAGGTCACCGATGTCATCATCGATGGCGTCGAGGAGGGCGAGGAGGGGACCGAGCTGATTGGACACGCCTGGTTCCAGGCACCCGACTGCGACGGCGCCGTACACATCGAGGAGGGCACTGCTACGGTGGGTGACGTGCTCAAGGTGCGGCTGGTCGATTCGTTCTGCTATGAGCTCGTTGGCGAGGTCGTCAAGGGTGGAGGAGGCAGCTGA
- the pgsA gene encoding CDP-diacylglycerol--glycerol-3-phosphate 3-phosphatidyltransferase, which translates to MAHRGIWTLANVVTCARVALVPAWLLVAELAVTPGSCQGALWIVTAILFILLSLTDKLDGYLARSRNEITVFGKFLDPIADKLVVVVALVFLLQVGSVRAVVILVVVAREFLVSGLRMVAASAGEVIAASNLGKWKTATTMASIAGLLLGNALRAFPFPPGLLYTEAYGRILAATWALMGVSQVLLWIAVALTAWSGVDYFMKAWPYLSASEEDTDG; encoded by the coding sequence ATGGCTCACAGGGGCATATGGACGCTGGCCAATGTCGTGACCTGCGCCCGCGTGGCGCTCGTTCCCGCATGGCTCCTCGTCGCCGAGCTTGCCGTGACGCCGGGGTCGTGCCAGGGCGCCCTCTGGATCGTGACGGCAATCCTCTTCATCCTGCTGTCCCTCACGGACAAGCTCGATGGCTATCTCGCAAGAAGTCGCAACGAGATCACCGTGTTCGGCAAGTTCCTTGACCCCATCGCGGACAAGCTCGTCGTGGTGGTGGCGCTCGTCTTTCTCCTGCAGGTTGGCTCGGTGCGTGCCGTGGTCATCCTCGTCGTCGTGGCACGCGAGTTCCTGGTGTCGGGGCTGCGTATGGTGGCGGCATCTGCGGGCGAGGTCATCGCCGCCAGCAACCTTGGAAAGTGGAAGACGGCAACCACGATGGCATCCATCGCGGGCCTGCTGCTGGGCAATGCGCTCCGGGCATTCCCCTTCCCACCCGGCCTCCTCTACACGGAGGCATACGGCCGCATCCTGGCGGCCACATGGGCATTGATGGGCGTATCGCAGGTGCTGCTGTGGATTGCCGTCGCCCTCACTGCCTGGTCGGGCGTCGACTACTTCATGAAGGCCTGGCCCTACCTGTCTGCCTCCGAGGAGGACACCGATGGATAG
- the recA gene encoding recombinase RecA, translating into MARSKGTPREVHEKTYGEERDKMVSATTSEIEKKFGKGSIMRFGDGGPTMEIEAIPTGSLALDAALGIGGVPRGRIVEIYGPESSGKTTLSLEILAEAQAMGGVVAFIDAEHALDPGYAARIGVDIDEVLISQPDTGEQALEICDMLVRSGAIDVVVIDSVAALVPRAEIEGEIGDTTVGLQARLMSQALRKLAGSLSRSNTTCIFINQLREKIGVMFGNPETTPGGRALKFFSSVRMDIRRTDSIKRNGENVGNRVKVKVVKNKVAPPFKQAEFDIMYGTGISKEGSILDMAVDYDIVTKSGSWFTYGEERLGQGREAVKEFLATNPDLRDEIDHKVRVACGLELGDERVGEPVADGDATPEPERTE; encoded by the coding sequence ATGGCACGTAGCAAGGGCACCCCACGTGAGGTTCACGAGAAGACCTATGGCGAAGAGCGCGACAAGATGGTCTCCGCCACCACATCAGAGATTGAGAAGAAGTTCGGCAAGGGGTCCATCATGCGCTTTGGTGACGGTGGTCCGACGATGGAGATAGAGGCCATCCCCACAGGTTCGTTGGCGCTCGACGCCGCACTGGGCATCGGTGGCGTCCCGCGTGGCCGCATCGTCGAGATCTACGGCCCCGAGTCATCGGGCAAGACGACACTTTCCCTGGAGATCCTTGCCGAGGCGCAGGCCATGGGTGGCGTCGTCGCCTTCATCGACGCAGAGCACGCACTCGACCCAGGCTATGCGGCACGCATCGGTGTGGACATCGACGAGGTGCTCATCTCTCAGCCCGATACAGGTGAGCAGGCACTTGAGATTTGCGACATGCTCGTGCGCTCCGGTGCCATAGACGTCGTGGTCATCGACTCCGTGGCCGCCCTCGTTCCCCGTGCGGAGATCGAGGGGGAGATTGGAGACACGACCGTTGGTCTCCAGGCGCGCCTCATGAGTCAGGCCCTCCGCAAGCTGGCGGGGTCACTCTCCAGGTCAAACACCACGTGCATCTTCATCAACCAGCTGCGCGAGAAGATTGGCGTCATGTTCGGCAACCCCGAGACCACGCCCGGTGGGCGCGCGCTCAAGTTCTTCTCATCGGTGCGCATGGACATCCGCCGCACAGACTCCATCAAGAGGAACGGCGAGAACGTCGGCAACCGCGTGAAGGTCAAGGTCGTCAAGAACAAGGTCGCCCCTCCCTTCAAGCAGGCCGAGTTCGACATCATGTATGGCACGGGGATCTCCAAGGAGGGTTCCATCCTCGACATGGCAGTGGACTACGACATCGTCACCAAGTCAGGCTCCTGGTTCACCTATGGAGAGGAACGCCTGGGTCAGGGGCGCGAGGCCGTCAAGGAGTTTTTGGCGACCAACCCCGACCTTCGCGATGAGATCGACCACAAGGTACGCGTCGCCTGCGGTCTCGAATTGGGTGACGAGCGTGTGGGCGAGCCTGTCGCCGATGGCGATGCCACCCCAGAACCCGAGCGCACGGAGTAG